In the genome of Halapricum salinum, one region contains:
- a CDS encoding type II/IV secretion system ATPase subunit, whose product MAIDDTDGGESEETRSSSDRLLQNVNEEAGAGYSWSDFRREHHDGGRFDRSKYLGFDPQRTDDYLEDGASAGKTLDQYWQSFLDLETTPVVKGSYRLEHFKREYYYEEGDRAPRDGDGNKIPFELEEYLGFGEDEVEGELSLAEDRASTLKHLVDERTVDVNEELDEDAFFSTVEGHTTVVNRYDLEKTVPLEKKKHFYEVERYWVNKPYACVIIFHSRKENERKYYVVEPYLNEIEVNLQDFLARKLRTAIKYSDDDIVVDGSEADRADVIQRETEQLLQRYDLYSEPVKNGSGTVGTIKGLLGMGSDVEEVSGELEGILTRPEPAVLAEDSKTLTEYQVEKLLYKLKRNFIGYQKIDPIKHDINVEDVSCDGYNSRVFVYHTEYENIISNVEHGKSTLDDFVVKLAQRSGKGISKRQPQVDATLPDGSRAQLTLGDEVSDHGTNYTIRQFKDVPFTPIDLINWNTFSLDQMAFLWLCIENHKSLIFAGGTASGKTTSLNAVSLFIPSNSKIVSIEDTREVELPQRNWVASVTRPSFGEDDKGDVDEFDLLEAALRQRPDYIVMGEIRGEEGRTLFQVMSTGHTTYTTFHADSVGEVIKRFTTDPINVSKTLFTALDLVSIQTQTRTDGKKVRRSKSLTEINEYTPENDEINVRDVYQWQADTDQFIQMGNSNTLEEIKFDRGWGQDRLDEELFKRKVVLAYLIENGLNTYTQVAATIQAFINDPDTIMTLIANDQLERSLEDLREMESVEIEVDQEKEELVPRPDPGEDMREEAQEILDNADPLFRQLRASETSDIVSALTGIESEEDITPVPADEEEDSQEETVEFGQFVPKAGAEATDDG is encoded by the coding sequence ATGGCAATCGATGACACAGACGGGGGGGAGAGTGAGGAGACTCGCTCTAGCAGTGACCGGCTCTTACAGAACGTCAACGAAGAGGCCGGTGCCGGGTACAGCTGGTCGGACTTCCGGCGTGAGCACCACGACGGTGGTCGGTTCGACCGCAGCAAGTATCTGGGTTTCGACCCACAGCGAACCGACGACTACCTCGAAGACGGTGCCAGTGCCGGGAAGACCCTCGATCAATACTGGCAATCGTTTCTGGATCTGGAGACGACGCCGGTGGTAAAGGGCAGCTACCGGCTCGAACACTTCAAGCGAGAGTACTACTACGAAGAGGGCGACCGGGCACCGCGTGACGGCGACGGGAACAAGATCCCGTTCGAACTGGAAGAGTACCTCGGCTTCGGCGAGGACGAAGTCGAAGGGGAACTCAGTCTCGCCGAGGACCGCGCGAGCACGCTCAAACATCTCGTCGACGAGCGGACCGTCGACGTCAACGAGGAATTAGACGAGGACGCCTTCTTCTCGACGGTCGAGGGGCACACGACCGTCGTCAATCGCTACGACCTGGAGAAGACCGTCCCCCTGGAGAAGAAAAAGCACTTCTACGAGGTCGAACGCTACTGGGTGAACAAGCCATACGCGTGTGTCATCATCTTCCACTCGCGCAAGGAGAACGAACGCAAGTACTACGTCGTCGAGCCGTATCTCAACGAGATAGAGGTCAATCTACAGGACTTTCTGGCGCGCAAGCTTCGAACGGCGATCAAGTACTCCGACGACGACATCGTCGTCGACGGCTCCGAGGCCGATCGCGCTGACGTCATCCAGCGCGAGACCGAACAACTCCTCCAGCGCTACGACCTCTACAGCGAGCCAGTCAAAAACGGCAGCGGCACCGTCGGGACGATCAAGGGACTGCTCGGGATGGGCAGCGACGTCGAGGAGGTATCGGGTGAACTCGAAGGAATTCTGACTCGGCCCGAGCCGGCGGTTTTGGCCGAAGACTCCAAGACGCTCACCGAGTACCAGGTCGAGAAACTGCTGTACAAACTCAAGCGAAACTTCATCGGCTATCAGAAGATCGACCCGATCAAACACGACATCAACGTGGAGGACGTCTCCTGTGACGGGTACAACTCCCGGGTGTTCGTCTATCACACCGAGTACGAGAACATCATCTCGAACGTCGAACACGGCAAGTCCACGCTGGACGACTTCGTTGTCAAACTCGCCCAGCGCTCGGGCAAAGGGATCTCCAAACGGCAACCGCAGGTGGACGCGACCTTACCGGACGGGTCGCGCGCCCAGCTTACCCTGGGTGACGAAGTCTCGGACCACGGGACCAACTACACGATCCGTCAGTTCAAGGACGTCCCGTTCACGCCGATCGACCTCATCAACTGGAACACGTTCAGCCTGGACCAGATGGCGTTCCTCTGGCTCTGTATCGAGAACCACAAGAGCCTGATCTTCGCCGGCGGGACGGCCTCGGGGAAGACCACCAGCCTGAACGCGGTCTCGCTGTTCATTCCCTCGAATTCGAAGATTGTCTCCATCGAGGACACCCGCGAGGTCGAACTACCCCAGCGAAACTGGGTCGCCAGCGTCACCCGTCCCTCCTTCGGTGAGGACGACAAGGGTGACGTCGACGAGTTCGATCTGCTGGAGGCCGCACTGCGACAACGCCCCGACTACATCGTGATGGGTGAGATTCGTGGTGAAGAGGGTCGAACCCTGTTCCAGGTCATGTCGACGGGTCACACCACGTACACGACGTTCCACGCCGACTCCGTGGGCGAGGTCATCAAGCGGTTCACGACCGACCCGATCAACGTCTCGAAGACGCTGTTCACGGCGCTGGACCTGGTGAGCATTCAGACACAGACCCGGACCGACGGCAAGAAGGTCCGCCGGAGCAAGTCACTGACCGAGATCAACGAGTACACGCCCGAGAACGACGAGATCAACGTCCGGGACGTCTACCAGTGGCAAGCCGACACCGACCAGTTCATCCAGATGGGCAATTCCAACACCCTCGAAGAGATCAAGTTCGACCGCGGGTGGGGTCAGGACCGCCTGGACGAGGAGTTGTTCAAACGCAAGGTCGTCCTCGCGTATCTCATCGAGAACGGACTCAACACCTACACCCAGGTCGCCGCGACGATCCAGGCGTTCATCAACGATCCCGATACGATCATGACGCTGATCGCCAACGACCAGCTCGAACGCAGTCTCGAGGACCTCCGGGAGATGGAGTCCGTCGAAATCGAAGTCGACCAGGAGAAAGAGGAACTCGTCCCGCGGCCCGATCCGGGCGAGGACATGCGCGAGGAGGCCCAGGAGATCCTGGACAACGCCGACCCGCTGTTCAGGCAGTTGCGGGCGTCCGAGACGTCGGACATCGTCAGTGCCCTCACAGGTATCGAGTCCGAGGAAGACATCACACCCGTGCCCGCAGACGAAGAGGAAGACAGCCAGGAAGAGACCGTCGAGTTCGGTCAGTTCGTGCCGAAAGCCGGTGCGGAGGCGACTGACGACGGATGA
- a CDS encoding DUF7287 family protein: MRWVGDTRGQTLQDFAVGVGIFLIAFIFVLSLFPGLLTPFQSSASGAERAQAEQVSTQMLNTLSDGSAPNHLNTAELTTVLGGSEADLLDRYGLPIAANINVTVETLDGTRNIYTTNNEVGDREVATSARIVTLDGDNPDCEPACRLVVRVW; the protein is encoded by the coding sequence ATGCGATGGGTGGGTGATACCCGGGGACAGACACTGCAGGATTTCGCCGTCGGGGTCGGGATCTTCCTGATCGCGTTCATCTTCGTGCTGTCGCTGTTCCCGGGGCTGTTGACGCCGTTTCAATCCTCGGCCAGCGGGGCAGAACGGGCCCAGGCCGAGCAGGTGTCGACGCAGATGTTGAACACGCTCTCGGATGGGTCGGCACCGAACCACCTCAATACGGCAGAATTGACGACCGTGCTCGGCGGATCGGAGGCCGACTTGCTGGATCGCTACGGCTTACCGATCGCGGCCAACATCAACGTCACCGTCGAGACGCTCGACGGGACCAGAAACATCTATACCACGAACAACGAGGTCGGCGACCGTGAAGTAGCGACGTCTGCTCGCATCGTGACGCTGGACGGCGACAACCCAGATTGTGAGCCGGCGTGCCGACTCGTGGTACGGGTGTGGTAA
- a CDS encoding DUF7288 family protein yields MRGQLHSEDRGQAFTLEGIISAVIVLTALLYALQAVVITPTTGGTVDQGVRTELQQQADDILAIAGGDDDGQLSELTRNWSQSRRTFYGAVNPNIGFGNQRLPGELGTLLNETFDSRDRQYNVEMRYLPKDPTDGIQRTVIASRGTPSDSSVMASYRITLYDNMTLTSPTAGSAELWQYDTSPTTNPIDGKSGYYPVPNAVSGPVYNVVEIRVIVW; encoded by the coding sequence ATGCGCGGCCAATTACACTCCGAAGACCGTGGGCAAGCGTTCACGCTGGAGGGGATCATCAGCGCAGTCATCGTGCTGACGGCGCTTTTGTACGCCCTCCAGGCGGTCGTCATCACGCCGACGACTGGGGGCACTGTCGATCAGGGCGTCCGGACGGAACTCCAGCAGCAGGCCGACGACATCCTCGCCATCGCGGGCGGGGACGACGACGGGCAGTTGTCGGAGCTGACCCGCAACTGGTCACAGAGCCGACGGACGTTCTACGGCGCTGTCAACCCGAACATCGGATTCGGCAATCAGCGCCTTCCCGGGGAGTTGGGAACGCTCCTGAACGAGACGTTCGACTCTCGGGATCGCCAGTACAACGTCGAGATGCGCTACCTCCCGAAAGATCCCACCGATGGGATTCAACGGACGGTCATCGCCTCACGCGGAACGCCGTCGGATAGCTCTGTGATGGCCTCCTACCGGATCACGCTGTACGACAACATGACGCTGACCTCGCCGACAGCTGGATCGGCCGAGTTGTGGCAGTACGACACGTCTCCGACGACGAACCCGATCGACGGGAAGAGCGGCTACTATCCCGTCCCGAACGCCGTCTCGGGACCGGTGTATAACGTCGTCGAAATCAGGGTGATCGTCTGGTGA
- a CDS encoding DUF7261 family protein, translating into MIERLEPDDGAALSDRRGQLLLVGAVALAIIILGLSIVVNTVLFTENVGTGEARVEAPAIEEFSFEAQKSARSLMLRVNGADRTDAIADVNASIGAQLANYSDAVARSYAASGTVFVDVSYNDTLRNGTRIVQGSDRKFTYPAAHDSGLSSNRSDWSPVADPTEVGWMVFNVDLRNTSGQQTTVELTNDTGATLTYRFNRSNGGNGADLRIEATNSATGGTESASCESTGGRVLLDMRRGEAFLSECTFPEIGWIEPPYSVTITKGHRLAGQYDIIVNESWHTAESSTIDAEDGGTDRPYPHCPDGVEEPCLSPVVWQGQVDLTYRSADVNFATVRNITVYDP; encoded by the coding sequence GTGATCGAACGACTCGAACCCGATGACGGAGCGGCGCTATCCGACCGGCGGGGACAGTTGTTGCTCGTCGGGGCCGTCGCACTGGCGATCATCATCCTCGGGCTGTCCATCGTCGTCAACACCGTCCTGTTCACCGAGAACGTCGGGACCGGTGAGGCCCGGGTCGAAGCACCCGCGATCGAGGAGTTCTCCTTCGAGGCCCAAAAGAGCGCTCGCTCGCTGATGCTTCGGGTGAACGGTGCCGATCGAACGGATGCGATTGCGGACGTGAACGCGAGTATCGGCGCGCAACTCGCCAATTATAGCGACGCTGTTGCGCGATCGTATGCCGCCAGCGGGACTGTCTTCGTCGACGTCTCGTACAACGACACGCTCAGAAACGGGACGCGGATCGTCCAGGGGAGTGACCGAAAGTTCACCTACCCGGCCGCACACGACAGCGGCCTGAGTTCGAACCGCAGTGACTGGTCGCCTGTGGCAGATCCAACGGAGGTCGGCTGGATGGTCTTCAACGTCGACCTGCGGAACACGAGTGGCCAGCAGACGACCGTCGAACTGACCAACGACACCGGCGCGACGCTCACGTATCGGTTCAACCGATCGAACGGTGGAAACGGAGCAGACCTTCGGATCGAAGCCACGAACTCGGCCACGGGTGGGACCGAATCGGCCTCCTGTGAGTCGACGGGTGGTCGCGTCCTCCTCGACATGCGCCGCGGGGAGGCGTTCCTGAGCGAGTGTACCTTCCCCGAGATCGGATGGATCGAACCGCCATATTCAGTCACGATTACCAAGGGTCACCGTCTGGCCGGTCAGTACGACATCATCGTCAACGAGAGCTGGCACACCGCGGAATCCAGCACGATCGACGCCGAAGACGGCGGGACTGACCGTCCGTATCCACACTGTCCCGACGGCGTCGAAGAGCCCTGTCTCTCACCGGTCGTCTGGCAGGGGCAGGTCGATCTGACCTACCGATCTGCAGACGTGAATTTCGCCACCGTGCGGAACATCACCGTCTACGACCCCTGA
- a CDS encoding DUF7266 family protein, with translation MIEGDVEQRGDRTAFGDDERALSTPVTHALTIAITGLLMITLVSTASGFLTDQQEFAARDEVETIGNRLADDVQEVIGLSNESGSATVYVNQPDSIIGSQYHVTYEEDDDCDTRAHTSDQCLVVSVVDMDVSQTVPVTVPGDVEVDVSRANPSTFKLTAENSGAGSGNDAVVPMSRTMRVGVGRNVDSNAYSEVVDPNPQPPAINNIEYAPGYPVVDTPITFTADAEDPDGTIIDYEWSINDSVVDSGSDLSSYTTTLPPGRHSVTVRVEDDEGLTANQTTTFRVSGVSYNNDLEKVAGGSEGRCSGVNAELSLTNQLSEEVKLTDIYVDPPESVNFLEYGDEDDHEVAFDLDDDGSYDEFYEFGRIDLRDKPDGTFLSLPGDSPLEIDPGQDVGVSICRFKGGGNVEETNFSFRYWHDGVTNRTSITPSNQLISDYSVDAASGDVVVTIDSNRQLGSLDAEISNASKSADLSLSDFTETSSGGTYQYEAALTVSSGTHTVELTGAEDTDGRPAVTLPRSGTATILGGGAYAWQTESDWDAHQSSVGVVHDDYGDYTADSVALGRPPGSVDSSLVSYWPFDGGSVADVVGDNDGIIHGSPTVTSEGISGTSALRFDGEGDYVEVPADSSLEMSDDDQVTVSMWVNKHRKGGWTTRTLFEKDSSYRMALDSGDDFMFSIYERYSWWGDWEDSPKMDIYESTNKYYHVVGVFDGADVKAFVDGTSLGANGAPDEIADASGSGIGIGGSLDEPDQDTNANIDDVRIYDTALNANQVKRLANVTRGSIVTDKRTGSTISKHSDVKVNYEADIDAGETITLTVYAEPDSGSVKSDSVTLESSDSGSGTVSLTGINKDADTFWVRAELNSPSSKRSPELHGVVLQEGS, from the coding sequence ATGATCGAGGGAGACGTAGAACAGCGTGGGGATCGAACAGCATTCGGGGACGACGAGCGGGCGCTCTCGACGCCGGTGACGCACGCGTTGACGATCGCGATCACCGGCCTGTTGATGATCACGCTCGTCAGCACGGCGAGTGGCTTTCTGACCGACCAACAGGAGTTCGCCGCCCGTGACGAAGTCGAGACGATCGGCAATCGACTGGCCGACGACGTCCAGGAAGTCATCGGGCTGAGCAACGAGAGCGGCTCGGCGACCGTCTACGTCAACCAACCCGATTCCATCATCGGGAGCCAGTACCACGTCACCTACGAGGAAGACGACGACTGTGACACGAGAGCACACACGTCGGATCAGTGTCTCGTCGTCTCGGTCGTCGACATGGACGTCTCACAGACGGTCCCGGTCACCGTCCCGGGCGACGTCGAGGTGGACGTCAGCCGGGCGAACCCGTCGACGTTCAAGTTGACCGCCGAAAACAGCGGTGCAGGGAGCGGAAACGACGCCGTCGTTCCGATGTCCCGAACGATGCGGGTCGGTGTCGGGCGGAACGTCGACAGCAACGCCTACAGCGAAGTCGTCGATCCGAATCCCCAACCGCCGGCCATCAACAATATCGAATACGCACCCGGGTATCCCGTGGTCGACACCCCGATCACGTTCACCGCAGATGCCGAAGATCCCGACGGGACCATCATCGACTACGAGTGGTCGATCAACGACTCGGTCGTCGATTCGGGAAGCGATCTATCCTCGTACACGACGACACTCCCACCCGGCCGCCACAGCGTGACGGTGCGCGTCGAAGACGACGAAGGGCTGACAGCGAATCAAACCACGACCTTCAGAGTCTCCGGCGTCTCGTACAACAACGACCTCGAGAAAGTAGCGGGTGGCTCGGAAGGTCGCTGTTCCGGTGTCAACGCAGAGTTGAGCCTGACGAACCAGCTGAGCGAGGAAGTCAAGCTGACGGACATCTACGTCGATCCACCGGAGAGCGTCAACTTCCTCGAATACGGTGACGAAGACGACCACGAAGTCGCGTTCGACCTCGACGACGACGGGTCTTACGACGAATTCTACGAGTTCGGGCGGATCGACCTCAGGGACAAACCCGACGGGACGTTCCTCAGCCTCCCCGGAGACTCGCCGCTGGAGATCGACCCGGGACAGGACGTGGGCGTCAGTATCTGTCGGTTCAAAGGCGGTGGCAACGTCGAAGAAACGAACTTCAGCTTCCGGTACTGGCACGACGGCGTGACGAATCGGACGAGCATCACGCCGAGTAACCAACTGATATCCGACTACTCGGTCGACGCCGCCAGTGGCGACGTGGTCGTCACCATCGACTCGAACCGACAGCTCGGATCGCTCGACGCCGAAATATCGAACGCCTCGAAGAGCGCTGACCTCTCGCTCTCGGACTTCACCGAAACCAGTTCCGGTGGCACCTACCAGTACGAGGCGGCGCTCACCGTCTCCTCGGGGACCCACACCGTCGAACTGACGGGCGCCGAAGACACCGACGGGAGGCCAGCCGTGACGCTGCCGCGGTCCGGGACGGCCACCATCCTCGGCGGCGGAGCCTACGCCTGGCAGACCGAGAGCGACTGGGACGCGCATCAGTCGTCGGTTGGCGTCGTCCACGACGACTACGGCGACTACACAGCCGACAGTGTCGCGCTCGGACGACCGCCGGGCAGTGTCGACTCGTCGCTGGTGAGTTACTGGCCGTTCGACGGCGGCTCCGTCGCGGACGTCGTCGGAGACAACGACGGTATCATCCACGGCTCGCCGACGGTCACCAGTGAGGGGATCAGTGGGACCAGCGCGCTGCGGTTCGACGGAGAGGGGGACTACGTCGAGGTGCCAGCCGACAGTTCACTCGAGATGTCCGACGACGATCAGGTGACGGTCTCGATGTGGGTGAACAAACACCGGAAAGGCGGATGGACGACCCGAACACTCTTCGAAAAGGACTCTTCGTACCGGATGGCGCTAGACAGTGGCGACGACTTCATGTTCAGCATTTACGAAAGGTACAGTTGGTGGGGTGACTGGGAAGACTCACCCAAGATGGACATATACGAGTCGACGAACAAATACTATCACGTCGTCGGTGTGTTCGACGGCGCAGACGTCAAAGCGTTCGTCGACGGTACATCACTCGGGGCAAACGGGGCTCCCGACGAGATCGCAGACGCGAGCGGAAGCGGGATTGGTATCGGGGGGAGTCTCGACGAACCCGATCAAGATACGAACGCGAACATCGACGACGTCCGGATCTACGACACCGCGCTGAACGCGAATCAGGTGAAGCGACTGGCGAACGTGACCAGAGGATCGATCGTGACCGACAAACGGACGGGGTCGACGATCAGCAAACACAGCGACGTCAAAGTCAACTACGAGGCCGACATCGACGCCGGTGAGACGATCACGCTGACGGTCTACGCCGAACCGGATAGCGGCTCGGTGAAGTCGGACTCGGTCACGCTCGAATCCAGCGACAGCGGCTCCGGAACTGTCTCGCTCACCGGGATCAACAAGGACGCGGACACGTTCTGGGTCCGTGCGGAGCTGAACTCGCCGTCGAGCAAGCGCAGCCCCGAACTGCACGGCGTCGTCCTCCAGGAGGGATCGTAA
- a CDS encoding DUF7289 family protein: MSERRRGRAVSDVVAFTLMFGIILTSVGLVATFGLAELNSFNEHQKIENADRTFELIARSFDELEESQATVRTEAIELGGSSITVEESSSLTVTVRDTDTGTTHTESFPLNTLQYEVDNRLIGYENGATYRVRTNADGGIINRDPGLVCSDGQAVLSLVTIRAEEDRYISGSGTLRITGRLNDSSLLYPVSDTDVGNASAADQVDLQFTFSGESRAREWANHFDRAPGDWSVTSQTDTSVTVRCGASEDLDHVYVRRSIIEVSYS; the protein is encoded by the coding sequence GTGTCCGAACGGAGACGAGGCCGAGCGGTTAGCGACGTCGTCGCGTTCACGCTGATGTTCGGGATCATCCTGACGTCCGTCGGGCTGGTCGCGACGTTCGGGCTGGCCGAATTGAACTCGTTCAACGAGCACCAGAAAATCGAGAACGCGGATCGAACGTTCGAGTTGATCGCGCGGTCGTTCGACGAACTCGAGGAGAGTCAGGCGACCGTCCGAACCGAGGCGATCGAACTCGGTGGCAGTTCGATCACCGTCGAAGAGTCGTCGTCGCTGACGGTGACGGTCAGAGACACAGACACGGGAACGACACACACCGAGTCGTTCCCACTCAACACCCTGCAGTACGAAGTCGATAACCGACTGATCGGCTACGAGAATGGCGCGACCTACCGCGTCCGGACGAACGCCGACGGCGGCATCATCAACCGCGATCCGGGACTCGTCTGTTCCGACGGGCAAGCCGTCCTCTCGCTGGTGACAATCAGGGCCGAAGAAGATCGGTATATCAGCGGTAGCGGGACGCTGCGAATCACCGGCCGTCTGAACGACAGTTCGTTGTTGTATCCGGTGTCGGACACCGACGTCGGCAATGCATCGGCGGCCGATCAGGTCGATCTGCAGTTCACGTTCAGTGGCGAGAGTCGCGCTCGCGAATGGGCCAATCACTTCGACCGTGCGCCGGGCGACTGGTCTGTCACGAGTCAGACCGACACGTCGGTGACGGTCCGGTGTGGCGCCAGCGAGGATCTGGACCACGTCTACGTCCGCCGATCGATCATCGAAGTCAGCTACTCATGA
- a CDS encoding vWA domain-containing protein yields MTERGQWRIDERGASEVIGAVLIIGMVITGSLIVVYFGADTIERTEQGQSDESAQIGIQEIDSRLSTLASSSAAKTVNFEIGSNIERNAYLTEDEGYLSITVDERSACSVREPLDSIRFERDDGEIIAYEAGGTWVKSRNNGTVLRTAPDVSYRNGTIDVSLLNMTGQVQGGVNQAVADVNTSRIDTKNAVDTLMQGECVRPDNVTMRIQSDFYRAWTDYLEEETGLQNGTPADPGDSYLTVDESEQMVEVYLNQSALPRRTDDARNNVVNVTGSDYMKDVSITDDGIMITKGVDNTYTVYSEPLSERPELGTVRQISEAVNVTRPPLDVVFVVDESGSMAQSAGSRFKYEAVRESMQNFTTYLDSDMDRVALAGYNQYHEEGSGGTYELHGEEREINEGTNRGVIYRTNGRMLTSDFAEFNSSTVYETEAIGGTYSAGGMTKAATMLDLRSNESRNTIVVMLTDGKNTGDDYWYIGDDEYDGSDGASIEIADRMNRTGTVTYTIGFSDNEDDVDDGFLKNTATEGGGEYYFAEDSEELQEVFSAIAEDVSSTNQVGHYGLTTNLSHNGTVNPPQITGDTSRIATVTEDGEEWMNINDPTSPSTFSHAFAVTGGDMVNFTANRFDCDRWVGTGQSKVINGSSVPVTRCAEMNTTDPTVVEGDNVTVFTKGDSATFNDFLDNTTAAEWQTNLTEALDNYGGLYNETSEKLTLQSNQVLVLYDFPDGKNTDNRMLMLYSIGLSEEEARPTGIIDFDVDNVEISS; encoded by the coding sequence ATGACAGAACGGGGGCAGTGGCGCATCGACGAACGAGGGGCCTCAGAGGTGATCGGGGCGGTGTTGATCATCGGGATGGTCATCACGGGGTCGTTGATCGTCGTCTATTTCGGTGCGGACACGATCGAGCGGACCGAACAGGGCCAGAGCGACGAGTCGGCCCAGATCGGTATCCAGGAGATCGACTCCCGGCTGAGCACGCTCGCGTCGTCGAGTGCAGCGAAGACGGTCAACTTCGAGATCGGCTCGAACATCGAACGGAACGCGTACCTGACCGAGGACGAAGGGTATCTGAGCATCACAGTAGACGAGCGAAGCGCGTGTTCGGTTCGAGAGCCACTCGATTCGATCCGGTTCGAACGTGACGACGGAGAGATCATCGCCTACGAGGCCGGTGGGACGTGGGTCAAATCCCGGAACAACGGGACCGTTCTCAGGACGGCCCCGGACGTCTCCTATCGCAACGGGACGATCGACGTCTCGCTGTTGAACATGACCGGACAGGTCCAAGGCGGGGTCAACCAGGCCGTCGCGGACGTGAACACCTCGCGCATCGATACGAAAAACGCCGTAGACACGCTCATGCAGGGTGAGTGTGTCCGGCCGGACAACGTGACGATGCGGATCCAGAGCGACTTCTACCGGGCGTGGACGGACTACCTCGAAGAGGAAACCGGCCTGCAGAATGGGACGCCCGCCGACCCGGGCGACAGTTATCTCACCGTCGACGAGTCAGAACAGATGGTCGAAGTCTATCTCAATCAGAGTGCGCTCCCCCGACGGACCGACGACGCGCGGAACAACGTCGTCAACGTCACGGGCTCGGACTACATGAAGGACGTCTCGATCACTGACGACGGCATTATGATCACCAAAGGTGTCGACAACACCTATACGGTCTACAGCGAGCCGCTCTCCGAGCGGCCCGAACTCGGAACTGTCAGACAGATTTCAGAGGCAGTAAACGTGACCCGGCCGCCGCTCGACGTTGTGTTCGTCGTCGACGAGTCGGGGTCGATGGCACAGTCCGCTGGTAGTCGATTCAAGTACGAAGCCGTTCGCGAGTCCATGCAGAACTTCACGACGTATCTCGATAGCGACATGGACCGCGTGGCTCTTGCAGGGTACAACCAATACCACGAGGAAGGGTCGGGAGGGACATACGAGCTCCACGGAGAAGAACGTGAAATCAACGAAGGGACCAACAGAGGTGTGATCTACAGAACGAACGGCCGGATGTTGACGAGTGACTTCGCGGAATTCAACAGTTCGACGGTCTACGAGACCGAAGCGATCGGTGGGACGTACTCTGCCGGAGGGATGACGAAAGCGGCGACGATGCTCGATCTCCGGAGTAACGAGAGTCGGAACACGATTGTCGTGATGCTGACTGACGGCAAAAATACCGGCGACGACTACTGGTACATCGGCGACGACGAGTATGATGGAAGTGACGGCGCGTCGATCGAAATCGCTGACCGCATGAATCGGACAGGGACGGTCACGTACACGATCGGCTTTTCTGACAACGAAGACGACGTCGACGACGGCTTCCTCAAGAACACCGCTACCGAAGGCGGCGGCGAGTACTACTTCGCGGAGGACTCCGAAGAACTCCAAGAAGTATTCTCCGCCATCGCTGAGGACGTCTCCAGCACCAACCAGGTCGGCCACTACGGCCTGACGACGAACCTCTCGCACAACGGGACGGTGAATCCTCCCCAGATCACCGGTGACACGAGCCGAATCGCGACCGTGACCGAGGACGGCGAGGAGTGGATGAATATCAACGATCCGACGTCCCCGTCGACGTTCAGTCACGCGTTCGCAGTCACCGGTGGCGACATGGTGAACTTCACGGCGAATAGATTCGATTGTGACAGATGGGTCGGGACCGGACAGTCGAAAGTCATCAACGGCTCCTCAGTTCCGGTCACCCGCTGTGCGGAGATGAATACGACCGATCCGACGGTCGTCGAGGGCGACAACGTCACCGTCTTCACCAAAGGCGACTCCGCGACGTTCAACGACTTCCTCGACAACACGACCGCCGCGGAGTGGCAAACGAACCTCACCGAGGCGCTGGACAACTACGGCGGCCTCTACAACGAAACCTCCGAGAAGCTAACCCTCCAGAGCAATCAGGTGCTGGTCCTCTATGACTTCCCCGACGGCAAGAACACCGACAACCGGATGTTGATGCTCTACAGCATCGGCCTCTCCGAAGAAGAGGCCCGACCGACTGGAATCATCGACTTCGACGTCGACAACGTCGAAATATCGAGCTGA
- a CDS encoding DUF7287 family protein, producing MRRDDRGQTTLDFTIGVTIFVVVLAGVFLFVPGTLQPFEEGGQENIVTANRVADQLSEHVLAEPTEPYVLENGCVVPFFDESEPVPAECNYEGGTLQERVGYGDFQFANVSIRGSVAGSSEVEQLCYESANPAGSRLESGSDCGESDDTRLAVGSDLEGVESSVTARRVVELDDQTVFLVVQLW from the coding sequence ATGCGTAGAGACGACCGTGGACAAACGACACTCGATTTCACGATCGGCGTGACGATCTTCGTGGTCGTCCTCGCCGGTGTGTTTCTGTTCGTCCCGGGAACGCTCCAGCCCTTCGAAGAAGGTGGCCAGGAGAACATCGTCACCGCCAATCGAGTTGCCGATCAGCTGAGCGAGCACGTGCTCGCAGAGCCGACAGAGCCCTACGTGCTGGAGAACGGCTGTGTCGTCCCCTTCTTCGACGAATCGGAACCAGTCCCCGCAGAGTGTAACTACGAGGGCGGAACCCTTCAGGAGCGGGTTGGATACGGCGATTTCCAGTTTGCGAACGTCTCGATCCGGGGATCGGTTGCCGGGAGTTCCGAGGTCGAACAGTTGTGTTACGAAAGTGCGAATCCCGCCGGGTCGCGGCTCGAATCCGGGAGCGACTGTGGTGAGTCAGACGACACCCGGTTGGCCGTGGGTTCGGACCTCGAGGGTGTCGAGTCGTCGGTGACCGCCCGCCGAGTAGTCGAACTCGACGACCAGACGGTCTTTCTGGTGGTGCAACTATGGTGA